Proteins encoded within one genomic window of Marinobacter halotolerans:
- a CDS encoding S-methyl-5'-thioinosine phosphorylase, with protein MTNNSAGPVGIIGGTGLTSLAGLEIIGQRAVSTPWGEPSSALSEGVIDGQPVVFLARHGDPHRIPPHRVNYRANLQALYDAGVRTVVGVNAVGGIHPEMGPARVVIPDQLIDYTWGRASTFFEDNLEHTTHIDFTYPYSQPARRVLVEAAGAVSLAVSDFGVYAATQGPRLETAAEVRRLERDGCDLVGMTGMPEAVLAAELGMNYVCLALVVNWAAGKTDQIITMADIEAAIDEGMSGVRKILEASARPLGLLSHP; from the coding sequence ATGACGAATAATTCAGCGGGCCCGGTGGGGATTATTGGCGGAACCGGGCTGACCAGCCTTGCCGGGCTGGAGATCATCGGGCAGCGGGCTGTCTCCACACCCTGGGGAGAGCCATCCTCTGCTCTGTCCGAGGGCGTGATTGATGGCCAGCCGGTGGTGTTTCTGGCCAGGCACGGGGACCCTCATCGTATTCCGCCGCACCGGGTCAATTACCGGGCGAACCTGCAGGCGCTATACGATGCCGGTGTGCGCACGGTGGTCGGGGTCAATGCGGTTGGCGGCATTCACCCGGAGATGGGCCCTGCCAGGGTGGTGATACCGGACCAGTTGATTGATTACACCTGGGGCCGGGCGAGCACCTTTTTCGAGGACAACCTGGAGCACACCACCCATATCGACTTCACTTACCCCTATTCCCAACCTGCCAGGAGGGTGCTGGTTGAGGCCGCCGGGGCTGTGTCGCTTGCGGTGTCAGATTTCGGGGTTTATGCCGCAACCCAGGGGCCCCGCCTGGAGACCGCTGCCGAGGTTCGACGGCTGGAGCGCGACGGCTGCGATCTGGTGGGTATGACGGGTATGCCGGAGGCGGTTCTGGCCGCGGAACTGGGTATGAACTATGTCTGTCTGGCGCTGGTGGTCAACTGGGCAGCGGGAAAGACCGATCAGATCATCACGATGGCCGACATTGAAGCGGCCATCGACGAGGGCATGTCCGGCGTCAGGAAGATTCTGGAGGCGTCGGCCCGGCCTCTGGGTTTGCTTTCTCACCCGTAA
- a CDS encoding CsiV family protein: MNHRHSGAIPLQTSGRPTPRTLVLTLAASLAFANASVAQDTTASRADSTAALENLTPAQKTLAEDFYRAELVIYERKIEPDAINEKMAGRLPQPPNLKAERILRHTDETGNARTNMKLVPRKELHLASAAERLENSGRYRVLLAEGWYQAFPPDFKGKPMWVTAGEWLPGAGHTDVQGMITIDRQRYLHVNVRLNHWLPASAGDSLLGVDLNAETPSRPAPPKIPIEPAGKKQPTGIPTAGQTATTTDNSAGAIAPENEVQPERELVAGLNWPRADLLTWIQETRRMRSEEVHLLDSPTLGVLIFFKKIEPEAAAPMILKLGLTGEKANPEAGPTPPESS, translated from the coding sequence ATGAATCACAGACACAGTGGAGCCATACCTTTGCAGACGTCCGGTAGACCAACCCCCAGAACTCTGGTTCTGACGCTTGCCGCCTCTCTGGCGTTTGCAAACGCGTCCGTTGCGCAGGACACCACGGCTTCCCGGGCGGACTCAACGGCCGCGCTGGAAAACCTGACTCCCGCTCAGAAAACTCTGGCCGAGGATTTTTACCGCGCCGAGCTTGTGATTTATGAGCGCAAGATCGAACCGGACGCCATCAACGAAAAGATGGCCGGCCGTCTGCCCCAACCGCCGAATCTCAAAGCAGAACGAATCCTGCGTCATACCGACGAAACCGGTAACGCCCGCACCAACATGAAACTGGTGCCTCGCAAGGAACTGCATCTGGCTTCGGCTGCGGAAAGACTGGAGAACAGTGGCCGTTATCGTGTGCTTCTGGCTGAAGGCTGGTATCAGGCGTTCCCACCGGACTTCAAAGGCAAACCGATGTGGGTCACCGCTGGCGAATGGCTGCCAGGCGCCGGGCATACAGACGTTCAGGGGATGATAACCATTGACCGGCAGCGCTATCTTCATGTCAACGTTCGGTTGAACCACTGGCTGCCCGCCTCGGCCGGAGATAGCCTGCTCGGCGTTGACCTGAACGCCGAGACACCCTCGCGACCAGCACCGCCGAAGATTCCGATCGAGCCTGCCGGCAAAAAACAACCCACTGGCATCCCGACAGCCGGTCAAACGGCAACGACGACGGATAATTCCGCGGGCGCAATCGCTCCAGAAAACGAGGTTCAGCCGGAAAGAGAACTGGTGGCCGGCCTGAACTGGCCTCGGGCAGACCTGTTGACCTGGATCCAGGAAACCCGCCGGATGCGCAGTGAGGAAGTGCACCTTCTGGATTCACCGACGCTTGGCGTGCTGATTTTCTTCAAGAAAATTGAACCGGAAGCAGCTGCCCCGATGATTCTGAAACTCGGGCTTACGGGTGAGAAAGCAAACCCAGAGGCCGGGCCGACGCCTCCAGAATCTTCCTGA
- a CDS encoding mechanosensitive ion channel family protein has protein sequence MLEETPPIVDTLVQDWNLLSENWRVGLVVFGLVFGTAAVAYIASFIVHALEKRFQRSSNLWDDALLHAARKPVVAFVWLQGVYWAAEVAHRYSQAEVFKVNDTILRLGFVWILVWTVLRLIKEGEIILSSPVKMQKPMDYTTVTAVSKLSRAVVIITAVLIAMQSLGYSISGVLAFGGVGGIAIGFAAKDLLANFFGGFIIHLDRPFKVGDWVRSPDRNIEGTVEHIGWRLTTVRTFDKRPLYVPNAIFTTIAVENPSRMFNRRISETVGVRYADVTQMATIVANIRSMLENHDDIDSEQTVIVNFNTFNASSLDIMIYTFTKTVDWVTFHSVKQDVLLKISDLIQEQGAEVAFPTRTLHLADNARVEHGGERGAQETTPAHQSRQGESAEAQSDDE, from the coding sequence ATGCTCGAAGAAACACCTCCTATTGTCGATACGCTTGTGCAGGACTGGAATCTGCTCTCGGAAAACTGGCGGGTCGGGCTCGTGGTTTTTGGCCTGGTATTCGGGACGGCTGCCGTCGCCTATATCGCCAGCTTTATTGTGCATGCTCTTGAAAAGCGTTTTCAGCGTTCCAGCAATCTCTGGGATGACGCGCTCCTGCATGCCGCAAGAAAGCCGGTGGTGGCCTTTGTCTGGCTTCAGGGGGTTTACTGGGCGGCCGAAGTTGCCCACCGATACTCCCAGGCGGAAGTGTTCAAGGTAAACGATACGATCCTGCGGCTGGGTTTTGTCTGGATTCTGGTATGGACGGTGCTGCGGCTGATCAAGGAAGGCGAGATCATCCTGTCGTCGCCGGTCAAGATGCAGAAGCCGATGGATTACACCACGGTTACTGCGGTCAGCAAGCTTTCCCGTGCGGTGGTTATCATTACCGCCGTGCTGATTGCGATGCAGTCCCTTGGCTACAGTATTTCCGGCGTGCTGGCTTTTGGTGGCGTTGGCGGTATTGCCATCGGCTTCGCCGCCAAGGACCTTCTGGCCAATTTTTTCGGCGGTTTCATTATCCACCTGGACCGCCCCTTCAAAGTGGGGGACTGGGTGCGCTCGCCTGATCGGAACATTGAGGGCACGGTCGAGCACATCGGCTGGCGCCTGACCACGGTCCGCACCTTTGACAAGCGCCCGCTCTACGTTCCCAACGCCATATTTACCACGATTGCCGTGGAGAACCCGTCGCGGATGTTTAACCGGCGGATTTCTGAAACGGTGGGCGTTCGTTACGCCGATGTGACCCAGATGGCGACTATTGTGGCCAATATCCGCTCCATGCTGGAAAACCACGACGATATCGATTCCGAACAGACCGTGATTGTTAACTTCAATACGTTTAATGCCTCGTCACTGGACATCATGATCTACACCTTCACCAAGACCGTGGACTGGGTCACTTTCCATAGTGTGAAGCAGGACGTGCTGCTGAAAATCAGCGATCTGATCCAGGAACAGGGCGCCGAAGTGGCCTTTCCGACACGGACGCTGCATCTGGCCGACAACGCCCGGGTGGAGCATGGCGGTGAACGGGGAGCGCAGGAAACAACCCCTGCGCACCAGTCACGTCAGGGTGAAAGCGCGGAGGCACAGAGTGATGACGAATAA
- a CDS encoding TetR/AcrR family transcriptional regulator, translating into MAQSDTVDRILDAAEELFAERGFSETSLRMITSKAKVNLAAVNYHFGSKNALIHAVFARFLTPFSATLEDAFNDLETRCDGQPPTLNQTLWALTESAVRMPQRNENGISIFMRLLGLAYTQSQGHLRRFLEQEYSQPFSRFMRLLKESTPQLSAVDRYWRIQFMLGATAFTMSSSDALRDILQNKLGVETTVQEIAARLVPFLAAGMQAEDPMLMMPSAGKSSVA; encoded by the coding sequence ATGGCTCAGTCAGATACAGTTGACCGGATACTGGATGCCGCGGAAGAACTCTTTGCGGAACGCGGATTTTCGGAAACTTCCCTTCGCATGATTACCAGTAAGGCTAAAGTAAATCTGGCCGCTGTCAATTATCACTTCGGATCCAAGAATGCCCTGATCCATGCGGTTTTCGCCCGCTTCCTGACGCCGTTTTCCGCCACTCTGGAAGACGCGTTCAACGATCTGGAAACCCGATGCGACGGACAGCCACCGACCCTGAATCAGACGCTGTGGGCGCTGACGGAAAGTGCGGTGCGAATGCCCCAGCGCAACGAGAATGGTATTTCCATTTTCATGCGCCTGCTGGGCCTTGCCTATACCCAGTCCCAGGGGCACCTGCGACGTTTTCTTGAGCAGGAGTACAGCCAGCCATTCAGCCGCTTCATGCGGTTGCTGAAAGAATCCACGCCTCAATTGTCGGCGGTTGATCGTTACTGGCGGATCCAGTTCATGCTGGGGGCCACGGCCTTTACCATGTCCAGCAGCGACGCGCTTCGGGACATCCTGCAGAACAAATTGGGGGTGGAAACCACCGTGCAGGAAATCGCCGCCCGCCTGGTGCCGTTCTTGGCGGCCGGCATGCAGGCTGAGGACCCGATGCTGATGATGCCCTCTGCCGGTAAATCCTCGGTTGCCTGA
- a CDS encoding L,D-transpeptidase, giving the protein MPMNPARDVYPAIEISLERQTLTLRENADAEPKVFSVSTALNGAGEQNGSGCTPRGRHYIRAMIGAGQPLNTVFVGRRPTGEILTPDLSARYPERDWILTRILWLCGCEPGKNRVGAVDSFRRFIYIHGTPDSEPMGVAQSHGCIRMRNTEVAQLFSRVRAGTPVHII; this is encoded by the coding sequence ATGCCGATGAATCCCGCCCGGGATGTCTACCCAGCCATTGAGATAAGTCTCGAGCGTCAGACTCTCACGCTTCGGGAAAATGCCGATGCCGAACCCAAGGTATTTTCGGTATCCACTGCGCTGAATGGTGCCGGCGAACAGAACGGTAGCGGCTGTACTCCCCGTGGCAGACACTATATTCGCGCTATGATCGGCGCTGGCCAGCCGCTGAACACGGTATTCGTGGGCCGGCGCCCCACCGGCGAGATCCTGACACCTGACCTGTCCGCACGATATCCGGAACGCGACTGGATTCTTACCCGCATACTCTGGCTCTGTGGCTGTGAGCCGGGCAAAAATCGCGTCGGTGCGGTCGATAGTTTCCGCCGTTTCATTTACATTCATGGCACGCCGGACAGCGAGCCAATGGGCGTTGCACAGTCCCACGGCTGTATCCGGATGAGAAACACAGAGGTTGCCCAATTGTTCAGCCGGGTTCGGGCAGGAACCCCCGTCCACATTATCTGA
- the mfd gene encoding transcription-repair coupling factor, with product MNNGENSNGAKPTAGTALIAPTPPVKPADHRHWGRLHGSSDALAICETAREHQGLTLVITRNTDEAIRLEQAMRFYLDLPTEEDQAAVTEDGLELLSLPDWETLPYDLFSPHQDITSRRIRALHRLPSTRHGVLVVPARTLMHRLPPVSYLQGSTLLLEVGQSLDINSWRMQLEAAGYRHADNVYEHGEYAVRGAILDIFPMGASRPFRIDLFDDEIETLRTFDPDTQRSIDRIEKVELLPANEFPWHKEARSGFRNRWFEAFPHADKDSPIYQDVSQAITPPGIEYYLPLFFDQTATLFDYLPAETLVFTADGLHTAAEQFTVDTQARYEDRRHDRMRPILPPAELFLKDEELFAQLKHYPRITTTTESVAGAGAVNCETDPLPDIAMDGRAADPAGRLKRFLEEFDGRVLICAESSGRREALIDTLADQNLSLQTLESWQSFLSETGCSLGITIAPMELGLVLPEQRLTLITETALFGERVLQRRRRQKPTEADDSGYRDLSELRIGAPVVHIDHGVGRYRGLETITVEGEASEFLMLEYAGGSKLYVPVSSLHLISRYTGSDVDHAPLHKLGTDRWSNAKQKALEKIRDTAAELLDVYARREARKGFAFEDPKEAYRAFAAGFPFEETPDQQLAIESVFEDMVSEQPMDRLVCGDVGFGKTEVAMRAAFMATYSGKQVAVLVPTTLLAQQHYASFRDRFSDTAVSIELLSRFRSGGQTSKAMQAIEEGKADIVIGTHKLLQGDVKFKNLGLVIIDEEHRFGVQQKEKLKALRAEVDMLNLTATPIPRTLNMAMGHLRDLSIIATPPARRLSVKTFVRQRDEAMVKEAILREVLRGGQVYFLHNDVATIQKTAEDLRRLIPEARVGVAHGQMRERELEQIMSDFYHKRFNVLVCTTIIETGIDIPSANTIVIERADKFGLAQLHQLRGRVGRSHHQAYAYLLTPPPKSITADAKKRLEAIAEAQDLGAGFMLATHDLEIRGAGELLGEEQSGQIESIGFTLYMQLLDEAVQAIREGRTPNAELPLSHGTEMNLRIPALIPDDYLPDVHNRLMLYKRIASVDNKEGLKELQVEMIDRFGLLPEPAKNLMHQSELRIRAEALGITKVDAGKEWAGFEFGSSTPVDPLILVKKVQSAPNDYRLEGANSFRFRLKDASTSGKLESISEMLGQLAPAKSQ from the coding sequence ATGAACAATGGTGAAAACAGCAATGGTGCCAAGCCCACAGCCGGAACCGCGCTGATTGCCCCGACGCCGCCGGTAAAACCCGCCGACCACCGGCATTGGGGCCGGCTTCACGGCAGCAGTGATGCCCTGGCCATCTGTGAAACTGCCCGCGAGCATCAGGGGCTGACCCTCGTCATCACGCGAAACACCGACGAGGCGATTCGGCTTGAGCAGGCCATGCGCTTCTATCTGGACCTTCCCACCGAGGAAGATCAGGCAGCCGTCACTGAGGACGGCCTGGAACTGTTATCCCTGCCCGACTGGGAAACCCTGCCCTACGATCTGTTCTCGCCGCACCAGGATATTACGTCCCGTCGAATCCGCGCGCTCCACAGACTCCCGTCGACCCGCCACGGCGTATTGGTTGTGCCGGCGAGAACCCTGATGCACCGGTTACCGCCGGTCAGCTATCTTCAGGGCAGCACGCTTTTGCTGGAGGTGGGTCAGTCCCTGGACATCAATTCCTGGCGGATGCAGCTGGAGGCCGCCGGCTACCGGCATGCCGACAACGTCTATGAACACGGTGAATACGCGGTTCGCGGGGCCATTCTGGACATCTTTCCGATGGGCGCAAGCCGGCCCTTCCGGATCGATCTGTTCGACGACGAGATTGAAACCCTGCGGACGTTCGACCCCGACACCCAGCGCTCCATTGACCGGATCGAGAAAGTCGAACTGCTGCCGGCCAACGAGTTTCCCTGGCATAAAGAGGCCCGGTCAGGCTTCCGCAATCGCTGGTTCGAGGCTTTCCCGCACGCAGACAAAGATTCACCCATCTACCAGGATGTCAGCCAGGCCATTACGCCGCCGGGCATTGAATATTATCTGCCGCTGTTTTTTGACCAGACCGCCACGCTTTTTGACTATTTGCCGGCGGAAACCCTGGTTTTCACCGCCGACGGGCTGCATACCGCTGCAGAACAGTTCACCGTTGACACCCAGGCCCGTTACGAGGATCGCCGCCATGACCGCATGCGCCCGATCCTGCCACCAGCCGAGCTGTTCCTGAAAGACGAAGAACTGTTTGCACAGCTGAAGCACTACCCGCGAATCACCACCACAACCGAGTCTGTAGCGGGTGCCGGCGCGGTGAATTGCGAGACTGACCCACTGCCGGACATCGCCATGGATGGCCGCGCCGCCGACCCGGCCGGTCGCCTGAAGCGGTTCCTTGAGGAATTCGATGGCCGCGTCCTGATCTGCGCCGAATCCTCCGGGCGCCGGGAAGCGCTGATTGACACTCTGGCGGACCAGAATCTGTCTCTGCAGACCCTGGAAAGCTGGCAGTCCTTCCTGTCAGAGACGGGCTGCTCACTGGGCATCACCATCGCCCCCATGGAGCTCGGGCTGGTCTTGCCGGAACAGCGCCTGACACTGATTACTGAAACGGCTCTGTTCGGAGAGCGGGTGCTCCAGCGTCGGCGCCGCCAGAAGCCCACCGAAGCAGATGACTCCGGCTACCGGGACCTCTCGGAGCTTCGAATTGGCGCACCAGTGGTCCATATCGACCACGGGGTTGGCCGCTACCGGGGTCTGGAAACCATTACCGTGGAAGGCGAAGCCAGCGAATTCCTGATGCTGGAATACGCCGGCGGTTCCAAGCTGTATGTGCCGGTGTCCAGTCTGCACCTGATTTCCCGTTACACCGGTTCGGATGTGGACCATGCGCCACTTCACAAGCTTGGCACCGACCGCTGGAGCAACGCCAAACAGAAGGCGCTGGAGAAAATCCGCGACACTGCGGCCGAGCTGCTGGATGTCTACGCTCGCCGTGAGGCGCGTAAAGGGTTTGCGTTTGAAGATCCGAAAGAAGCCTACCGGGCTTTTGCCGCCGGCTTTCCGTTCGAGGAAACCCCGGACCAGCAACTGGCCATTGAATCGGTCTTCGAGGACATGGTCAGCGAACAGCCCATGGACCGGCTGGTGTGCGGTGACGTGGGTTTTGGCAAAACCGAAGTCGCCATGCGCGCGGCGTTCATGGCCACCTATTCCGGCAAACAGGTGGCGGTACTGGTGCCCACCACCCTGCTGGCGCAGCAGCACTATGCGTCTTTCCGCGACCGGTTTTCCGACACCGCCGTCAGTATTGAACTGCTCAGCCGTTTCCGCAGTGGCGGACAGACCAGCAAGGCCATGCAGGCCATAGAGGAAGGCAAGGCCGATATTGTCATCGGCACCCACAAGCTGCTCCAGGGGGACGTGAAGTTCAAGAACCTGGGACTGGTGATCATCGACGAAGAACACCGCTTCGGGGTTCAGCAGAAAGAGAAACTGAAGGCCCTGCGGGCCGAGGTGGACATGCTGAACCTGACCGCTACGCCCATCCCTCGCACCCTGAACATGGCCATGGGCCATCTGCGGGACCTGTCGATTATTGCCACCCCGCCGGCTCGCCGCCTGTCGGTCAAAACCTTTGTGCGCCAGCGGGATGAGGCCATGGTAAAGGAGGCGATCCTGCGGGAAGTGCTGCGGGGCGGTCAGGTGTACTTCCTGCACAATGACGTGGCCACCATTCAGAAAACCGCGGAAGATCTGCGGCGGCTGATTCCCGAAGCGCGGGTGGGCGTAGCCCACGGCCAGATGCGTGAGCGGGAACTGGAACAGATCATGTCGGACTTCTACCACAAGCGCTTTAACGTGCTGGTATGTACCACCATCATTGAGACCGGCATCGACATTCCCAGCGCCAACACCATCGTCATCGAAAGGGCGGATAAGTTCGGATTGGCCCAGCTACACCAGCTGCGCGGCAGGGTCGGTCGATCGCACCACCAGGCCTATGCATACCTGCTGACACCGCCGCCGAAATCCATTACGGCGGACGCCAAAAAGCGTCTTGAAGCCATTGCCGAAGCCCAGGACCTGGGCGCCGGATTCATGCTCGCCACCCACGACCTGGAAATCCGTGGTGCCGGTGAGCTGCTGGGCGAGGAACAGAGTGGTCAGATCGAAAGCATCGGCTTTACGCTCTACATGCAGTTGTTGGACGAAGCGGTCCAGGCCATTCGCGAGGGGCGCACGCCAAACGCGGAGCTACCGCTGAGCCACGGAACCGAAATGAACCTTCGAATTCCGGCCCTGATACCGGACGATTACCTGCCGGATGTCCACAATCGGCTGATGCTTTACAAGCGAATTGCCAGTGTGGACAACAAAGAAGGATTAAAAGAACTTCAGGTGGAGATGATCGACCGCTTCGGTTTATTACCGGAACCGGCAAAGAACCTGATGCATCAATCCGAGCTGCGAATCCGCGCTGAAGCCCTGGGCATCACCAAGGTCGACGCAGGCAAGGAATGGGCGGGCTTTGAATTCGGCAGCTCGACACCGGTGGACCCGCTGATTCTGGTTAAAAAAGTGCAATCCGCGCCCAACGACTACCGGCTGGAGGGGGCCAACAGTTTCCGTTTCCGGCTGAAGGATGCGTCAACCAGTGGTAAACTCGAGAGCATTTCCGAGATGCTAGGGCAATTGGCCCCGGCAAAGAGCCAGTAA